A region of Necator americanus strain Aroian chromosome I, whole genome shotgun sequence DNA encodes the following proteins:
- a CDS encoding hypothetical protein (NECATOR_CHRI.G795.T1) — translation MITSLLLVRLIVFLIAVQIMSARVKPINIFNNAAGADILHLRNKGSKMFNALRSNSSSKWKEKDSHGNFVIPYTINASYDESKMRIIAVAMRRIEDNTCIRFKPRANERNYIQIENRGGSVSLFSPNSPKYRKGQMKMNDARQLLVVPKVEALYRYITAIRERTFLPKLIFGFELTKTTNVFSMNIHGTIATTLSKCTARTFKEGQWSRFEKVNPDEFTTYGVPYDYKSIMHYRKGEFALRGKIAIETLDPRYQDVIGNQNDASLSDYIKICKMYQCRKCLGQNSSGSGGGEVEQPEPTVAPVIIIVMLYYLRKYQAIPVFALSEACLKVEIVLHVPMHVVRQRHEDVNTYRHQHIKTYNRSFEKGE, via the exons ATGATCACTTCGCTCTTGTTGGTGCGACTAATAGTCTTCCTCATAGCCGTTCAAATCATGTCGGCGAGA GTAAAACCGATCAACATTTTCAACAATGCAGCGGGTGCAGATATTCTTCACCTGAGAAATAAAGGAAG caaaatgttCAACGCACTTCGTAGCAACTCCAGTTCAAAATGGAAAGAGAAAGATTCACATGGAAATTTTGTCATACCGTATACAATTAATGCAAGCTACG ACGAATCGAAAATGAGAATCATTGCGGTAGCAATGAGACGCATAGAGGACAACACGTGCATTCGTTTCAAACCTCGGGCGAATGAACGGAATTACATCCAGATCGAAAATCGTGGCGG TTCTGTTAGCCTCTTTTCACCAAACTCGCCTAAATATCGAAAAGGGcagatgaaaatgaatg ATGCTCGGCAATTGTTGGTCGTGCCGAAGGTAGAGGCTTTGTATCGCTACATAACAGCAATAAGGGAACGTACGTTCTTACCGAAGTTGATATTCGGTTTCGAATTAACGAAAACAACTAATGTTTTTAG CATGAACATTCACGGTACGATCGCGACAACTTTGTCAAAGTGCACCGCGAGAACATTTAAAGAGG GTCAATGGAGTAGATTCGAGAAAGTGAATCCTGACGAATTTACGACATACGGTGTCCCATACGACTACAAATCGATCATGCACTATCGTAAGGGAGAGTTTGCGCTCCGAGGAAAAATAGCCATTGAGACGCTCGATCCTCGTTATCAG GACGTTATCGGCAACCAAAACGATGCTTCTCTGAGCGATTATATTAAAATCTGCAAGATGTATCAATGTCGCAAGTGCCTGGGGCAGAACAGCAGCGGTAGCGGCGGCGGCGAGGTTGAACAACCAGAGCCGACTGTTGCTCCAGTTATTATCATAGTTATGTTATATTATCTCCGAAAGTACC AAGCTATACCAGTGTTCGCCCTCTCGGAGGC GTGCCTGAAGGTTGAAATCGTACTGCATGTACCGATGCATGTTGTAAGACAACGGCATGAGGATGTGAACACCTACCGACACCAGCACATCAAGACCTACAATCGGTCCTTTGAGAAAGGAGAGTAA
- a CDS encoding hypothetical protein (NECATOR_CHRI.G795.T2), with translation MNIHGTIATTLSKCTARTFKEGQWSRFEKVNPDEFTTYGVPYDYKSIMHYRKGEFALRGKIAIETLDPRYQDVIGNQNDASLSDYIKICKMYQCRKCLGQNSSGSGGGEVEQPEPTVAPVIIIVMLYYLRKYQAIPVFALSEACLKVEIVLHVPMHVVRQRHEDVNTYRHQHIKTYNRSFEKGE, from the exons ATGAACATTCACGGTACGATCGCGACAACTTTGTCAAAGTGCACCGCGAGAACATTTAAAGAGG GTCAATGGAGTAGATTCGAGAAAGTGAATCCTGACGAATTTACGACATACGGTGTCCCATACGACTACAAATCGATCATGCACTATCGTAAGGGAGAGTTTGCGCTCCGAGGAAAAATAGCCATTGAGACGCTCGATCCTCGTTATCAG GACGTTATCGGCAACCAAAACGATGCTTCTCTGAGCGATTATATTAAAATCTGCAAGATGTATCAATGTCGCAAGTGCCTGGGGCAGAACAGCAGCGGTAGCGGCGGCGGCGAGGTTGAACAACCAGAGCCGACTGTTGCTCCAGTTATTATCATAGTTATGTTATATTATCTCCGAAAGTACC AAGCTATACCAGTGTTCGCCCTCTCGGAGGC GTGCCTGAAGGTTGAAATCGTACTGCATGTACCGATGCATGTTGTAAGACAACGGCATGAGGATGTGAACACCTACCGACACCAGCACATCAAGACCTACAATCGGTCCTTTGAGAAAGGAGAGTAA
- a CDS encoding hypothetical protein (NECATOR_CHRI.G796.T1) — protein sequence MAESRSSTLWRAMSIALTFSFMRVALFLLLHTKIITNRTVHFRRWFNNNWSFSWLWLFNLAASTTAGAPPHTLLTLIYLADLTIIARRSILLVPDHVL from the exons ATGGCGGAGAGCAGGTCCAGCACGTTGTGGAGAGCGATGTCAATCGCTTTAACATTTTCGTTCATGCGGGTTGCTTTGTTCCTTCTACTACACACAAAAATCAT AACTAACCGTACCGTTCACTTCCGGCGATGGTTTAACAATAATTGGAGCTTCAGTTGGCTCTGGTTGTTCAACCTCGCTGCTTCCACTACCGCCGGTGCTCCGCCCCATACACTTCTTACACTGATATATCTCGCAGATCTTACGATAATCGCTAGGAGAAGCATCCTTTTGGTTCCCGATCACGTTCTGTAA
- a CDS encoding hypothetical protein (NECATOR_CHRI.G797.T2): protein MTAMLMFGLIVFLIAVQMVSARGKPINIFEQTAGGDILQLREKESKMFNALHRTSYLKWDKKDSDGNFVIPYRITGQYDQSERRTIARAMKRIEDNTCIRFKPRANEWDYVDIRNQAGQGCYTNVGRPGGRSVLMLEANYAETCMETEIVLHELMHVIGLWHEHMRYDRDKYIKVHYENIERGYWSQFEKVTPDKATTYNVPYDYKSVMHYGKRSFAKPGRISMETLDSRYQNVIGNQKDASPSDYRKICEIYQCKKCMGRSTGGSGSSEVEQPEPTEAPIIVKPSPEVNGCHDLIPSFCISLIRARMIDCTFIGRIQCCATCAKVAKGRDKSPFDSIFGFFDFFNRF, encoded by the exons ATGACCGCTATGCTCATGTTTGGATTAATTGTTTTCCTCATAGCCGTTCAAATGGTATCGGCAAGG GGAAAACCTATCAACATTTTCGAGCAGACAGCGGGTGGAGATATTCTTCAGCtgcgagaaaaagaaag CAAAATGTTCAACGCCCTCCATAGGACCTCCTACTTAAAATGGGATAAAAAAGATTCGGATGGAAATTTTGTCATACCGTACAGAATTACTGGACAATACG ATCAATCGGAAAGGAGAACAATAGCCAGAGCAATGAAACGCATAGAGGACAATACATGCATTCGTTTCAAGCCAAGAGCGAATGAATGGGATTACGTCGATATTCGAAATCAGGCTGGACAAGG GTGCTATACTAATGTTGGTCGTCCCGGAGGTAGAAGCGTATTAATGCTGGAAGCTAACTATGCAGAAAC ATGCATGGAAACCGAAATTGTTCTACACGAATTGATGCACGTAATAGGACTATGGCATGAGCACATGCGTTACGATCGTGACAAATATATCAAAGTACACTACGAGAATATCGAAAGGG GTTATTGGAGTCAATTCGAGAAAGTGACACCAGACAAGGCAACAACTTACAATGTACCATACGACTATAAATCGGTTATGCACTATGGTAAGAGATCGTTTGCGAAGCCAGGAAGAATAAGCATGGAGACGCTCGATTCCCGTTATCAG AACGTGATCGGGAACCAAAAGGATGCTTCTCCTAGCGATTATCGTAAGATCTGCGAGATATATCAGTGTAAGAAGTGTATGGGGCGGAGCACCGGCGGTAGTGGAAGCAGCGAGGTTGAACAACCAGAGCCAACTGAAGCTCCAATTATTGTTAAACCATCGCCGGAAGTGAACG GCTGCCATGATTTAATTCCCTCGTTCTGCATCAGCTTGATCAGAGCACGAATGATCGACTGCACATTTATTGGTCGAATACAGTGTTGCGCGACATGTGCAAAGGTTGCAAAAGGGAGGGACAAATCACCGTTCGATTCAATTTTCGGAttcttcgacttcttcaatCGTTTCTAG
- a CDS encoding hypothetical protein (NECATOR_CHRI.G797.T1), which translates to MTAMLMFGLIVFLIAVQMVSARGKPINIFEQTAGGDILQLREKESKMFNALHRTSYLKWDKKDSDGNFVIPYRITGQYDQSERRTIARAMKRIEDNTCIRFKPRANEWDYVDIRNQAGQGCYTNVGRPGGRSVLMLEANYAETCMETEIVLHELMHVIGLWHEHMRYDRDKYIKVHYENIERGYWSQFEKVTPDKATTYNVPYDYKSVMHYGKRSFAKPGRISMETLDSRYQKFEE; encoded by the exons ATGACCGCTATGCTCATGTTTGGATTAATTGTTTTCCTCATAGCCGTTCAAATGGTATCGGCAAGG GGAAAACCTATCAACATTTTCGAGCAGACAGCGGGTGGAGATATTCTTCAGCtgcgagaaaaagaaag CAAAATGTTCAACGCCCTCCATAGGACCTCCTACTTAAAATGGGATAAAAAAGATTCGGATGGAAATTTTGTCATACCGTACAGAATTACTGGACAATACG ATCAATCGGAAAGGAGAACAATAGCCAGAGCAATGAAACGCATAGAGGACAATACATGCATTCGTTTCAAGCCAAGAGCGAATGAATGGGATTACGTCGATATTCGAAATCAGGCTGGACAAGG GTGCTATACTAATGTTGGTCGTCCCGGAGGTAGAAGCGTATTAATGCTGGAAGCTAACTATGCAGAAAC ATGCATGGAAACCGAAATTGTTCTACACGAATTGATGCACGTAATAGGACTATGGCATGAGCACATGCGTTACGATCGTGACAAATATATCAAAGTACACTACGAGAATATCGAAAGGG GTTATTGGAGTCAATTCGAGAAAGTGACACCAGACAAGGCAACAACTTACAATGTACCATACGACTATAAATCGGTTATGCACTATGGTAAGAGATCGTTTGCGAAGCCAGGAAGAATAAGCATGGAGACGCTCGATTCCCGTTATCAG aaattcgaaGAATAA
- a CDS encoding hypothetical protein (NECATOR_CHRI.G798.T1): protein MRNALPPKSPLKWNNLRKEDKKFIVPYTITGSYSSEEINVIYDAMKSIDRNTCIRFRPRSSEAEEDYVDIQNGLGEGGTGSICPSRCMKYDVVIHELLHVLGLWHEHMREDRDQYVKVHNENIKDGYQNQFGKILPSDAYTYGVPYDYLSIMHYEKNAFAKPGTITLETLDGKYQDLIGKQKEPSKNDYKKICHIYECSTCYGEMTDYETSETTPESTTTTTSPSVTRTTPLPPFTAECKDKDTSCAGLLSESRLNCSAAYYSDLCCASCKLLIEAIAFNRRTTQQPDTRPVSRESHPSPPADFSTADSIYRCEDKEPVRCKELAENHLLKCLTEIADVNLCCRTCNRILDYLVRIRHFV from the exons ATGCGAAATGCACTTCCACCGAAATCACCATTGAAATGGAACAATTTacgaaaagaagacaaaaaattcATCGTTCCTTATACAATTACTGGTTCTTATA GTAGTGAAGAAATTAATGTGATTTATGATGCTATGAAAAGCATTGACAGAAACACCTGCATCCGATTTAGACCTCGATCCTCAGAGGCAGAGGAAGATTATGTTGACATCCAGAATGGTCTAGGAGAAGG TGGAACAGGTAGCATTTGTCCTAGCAGATGCATGAAGTATGATGTTGTAATTCACGAATTGCTGCACGTTCTTGGTTTATGGCATGAACATATGCGTGAGGATAGAGATCAGTATGTCAAAGTGCATAATGAAAACATTAAAGATG GTTACCAGAATCAGTTTGGAAAAATACTGCCGAGTGATGCTTACACCTACGGAGTGCCTTATGACTACTTGTCTATTATGCATTACGAAAAGAACGCGTTTGCCAAACCTGGAACGATTACTTTGGAAACATTAGATGGTAAATATCAG GATCTGATTGgcaaacaaaaagaaccaTCGAAGAACGACTACAAAAAGATCTGTCACATATATGAGTGCAGTACTTGCTATGGTGAAATGACGGACTACGAAACATCTGAAACGACCCCAGAGTCAACAACGACGACTACATCTCCATCAGTGACGAGAACGACGCCTTTGCCACCATTCACGGCAG AGTGCAAGGACAAGGACACTTCGTGCGCAGGGCTCTTAAGCGAAAGCAGGCTCAACTGCTCTGCCGCCTACTATTCAGATTTGTGTTGTGCTTCATGTAAATTGCTGATTGAAGCTATTGCTTTTAACAGAAGAACAACACAACAGCCAGATACCCGTCCCGTCTCGCGTGAATCACACCCGTCTCCGCCAGCAGACTTTTCAACAGCCGATTCGATCTACCGTTGTGAGGATAAGGAACCTGTGAGATGTAAAGAATTAGCAGAGAACCATTTGCTTAAGTGCCTCACTGAGATTGCCGACGTCAATCTCTGCTGTCGCACCTGTAATCGTATTCTTGATTATCTTGTGCGTATTCGTCATTTCGTGTAG
- a CDS encoding hypothetical protein (NECATOR_CHRI.G799.T1): protein MEKIVCYRQRRKKDVASDDCTFEDFLSQCDIEKEPNVDIDLLLRGLPACVVSKPRTTNLDQISKTTKDLATRWRSH, encoded by the coding sequence atggagaAGATCGtatgctatcggcaacgaaggaagaaagatgTCGCATCCGACGATTGCACATTTGAAGACTTCTTGTCCCAATGTGACATCGAGAAGGAACCAAACGTGGACATCGACCTGCTGCTTAGAGGACTTCCTGCATGTGTTgtctcgaagccgcgcacgacaaacttggatcagatttcgaagaccactaaggacttagccacacgatggagaAGCCACTAA
- a CDS encoding hypothetical protein (NECATOR_CHRI.G798.T2), whose amino-acid sequence MRNALPPKSPLKWNNLRKEDKKFIVPYTITGSYSSEEINVIYDAMKSIDRNTCIRFRPRSSEAEEDYVDIQNGLGEGGTGSICPSRCMKYDVVIHELLHVLGLWHEHMREDRDQYVKVHNENIKDGYQNQFGKILPSDAYTYGVPYDYLSIMHYEKNAFAKPGTITLETLDGKYQTAALTGCAVCNIATAPYISAILIRRKYEPGDSSKE is encoded by the exons ATGCGAAATGCACTTCCACCGAAATCACCATTGAAATGGAACAATTTacgaaaagaagacaaaaaattcATCGTTCCTTATACAATTACTGGTTCTTATA GTAGTGAAGAAATTAATGTGATTTATGATGCTATGAAAAGCATTGACAGAAACACCTGCATCCGATTTAGACCTCGATCCTCAGAGGCAGAGGAAGATTATGTTGACATCCAGAATGGTCTAGGAGAAGG TGGAACAGGTAGCATTTGTCCTAGCAGATGCATGAAGTATGATGTTGTAATTCACGAATTGCTGCACGTTCTTGGTTTATGGCATGAACATATGCGTGAGGATAGAGATCAGTATGTCAAAGTGCATAATGAAAACATTAAAGATG GTTACCAGAATCAGTTTGGAAAAATACTGCCGAGTGATGCTTACACCTACGGAGTGCCTTATGACTACTTGTCTATTATGCATTACGAAAAGAACGCGTTTGCCAAACCTGGAACGATTACTTTGGAAACATTAGATGGTAAATATCAG ACTGCTGCGCTAACTGGATGCGCCGTTTGCAATATTGCAACTGCACCATATATTTCGGCGATCCTAATTAGAAGAAAGTATGAGCCTGGCGATAGCAGTAAAGAGTGA